The following coding sequences lie in one Thalassoglobus polymorphus genomic window:
- a CDS encoding carbon-nitrogen hydrolase family protein has translation MVPIDLKEYEWKINVRQLTMDDFEDLIAMQERCFPGMTPWKPDQIESQIATFPEGQICVEIDGKLAASSSSLILDYRAEMSWHDWTKVADEGYIRNHNPKGDTLYGIEIMVDPEFRGLKLSRRIYDGRKELCRKKNLARIIIGGRIPGYGQHADKLTAREYVEAIVDKSLFDSVLTAQISNGFSLRGLIPDYFPSDTASRGYATFLEWLNLDYQKGAKRRFHNPVEPIRIAAVQYLMRPINSFDEMAQQCEFFIDVASDYKCDFVLFPELFTTQLLSCVPNSRPGQAARQLSEFTPQYLDFFTEMAVKYDVNVIGGSHFAVEQGELFNISYLFRRDGTLGKQYKLHITPSERKWWGVSPGNKVEVFDTDCGTIAILICYDIEFPELVRIAAQKGAQLIFVPFNTDTKHGYLRIRHCALARCVENHLYVAVSGCTGNLPFVENSDIHYAQSAIFTPADAEFSRDAVAAECNANIETMIIHDLDLEMLRRHKESGSVQNWNDRRRDLYKVVYQEDGEEKEV, from the coding sequence ATGGTACCAATTGATCTCAAGGAATATGAGTGGAAAATCAACGTCCGTCAGTTGACGATGGACGATTTTGAAGACCTCATCGCAATGCAAGAACGATGTTTCCCCGGGATGACTCCGTGGAAACCAGACCAGATTGAATCCCAAATTGCGACCTTCCCTGAAGGGCAAATTTGCGTCGAAATCGATGGAAAGCTTGCAGCTTCTTCAAGTAGCCTCATCCTCGACTATCGCGCAGAGATGTCTTGGCACGACTGGACAAAAGTTGCTGACGAAGGATACATCCGGAATCACAACCCCAAAGGAGACACGCTCTACGGAATCGAGATTATGGTTGATCCCGAGTTTCGCGGACTGAAACTCTCTCGCCGAATCTATGATGGCAGAAAGGAACTTTGCCGTAAGAAAAATCTGGCCAGGATCATTATCGGAGGAAGAATTCCCGGTTATGGTCAGCACGCGGACAAGCTGACAGCCCGAGAGTATGTGGAAGCGATCGTGGACAAATCGCTATTTGATTCGGTTCTGACTGCACAAATTTCGAATGGTTTCTCACTTCGTGGGTTGATCCCCGATTACTTCCCCAGCGACACTGCTTCGCGTGGCTACGCAACGTTTCTCGAATGGCTCAACCTCGACTATCAAAAGGGGGCCAAGCGTCGTTTTCACAATCCTGTCGAACCGATCCGTATTGCAGCTGTTCAATATCTAATGAGACCCATCAACAGCTTCGATGAAATGGCACAGCAGTGCGAATTTTTCATTGATGTCGCCTCGGACTACAAATGCGACTTTGTCCTCTTTCCGGAGCTGTTCACAACTCAATTGCTTTCCTGCGTCCCCAATTCACGCCCCGGTCAGGCCGCGCGACAACTCTCTGAATTTACACCGCAATATCTCGATTTTTTCACGGAGATGGCGGTCAAGTACGATGTCAATGTGATTGGTGGTTCACACTTTGCCGTTGAACAGGGAGAGCTCTTCAATATTTCCTATCTGTTCCGACGTGATGGAACGCTCGGCAAACAGTACAAGCTGCACATTACCCCGAGTGAACGAAAATGGTGGGGTGTCTCCCCCGGAAATAAAGTTGAAGTCTTCGACACGGATTGCGGGACCATCGCGATCCTCATCTGTTACGACATCGAATTTCCTGAACTGGTCCGCATCGCAGCCCAGAAAGGGGCACAATTAATTTTCGTCCCATTCAACACCGACACGAAGCATGGCTACCTGAGAATTCGGCATTGCGCACTGGCACGGTGTGTAGAAAACCATCTCTACGTCGCCGTTTCGGGATGTACTGGAAACCTCCCATTCGTTGAAAACTCGGACATTCACTACGCCCAGTCCGCCATCTTCACCCCGGCGGACGCAGAGTTCTCACGAGATGCCGTCGCTGCCGAATGCAACGCCAACATCGAAACGATGATCATCCACGACTTGGACCTGGAAATGCTCCGCCGCCACAAAGAAAGCGGCAGCGTCCAAAACTGGAACGACCGCAGAAGAGACCTCTACAAAGTTGTCTACCAGGAAGATGGAGAAGAGAAAGAGGTTTAG